The following are encoded together in the Triticum dicoccoides isolate Atlit2015 ecotype Zavitan chromosome 6B, WEW_v2.0, whole genome shotgun sequence genome:
- the LOC119323075 gene encoding trihelix transcription factor ASIL1-like, with product MDDDGAASPSPSPSPSRSPSPLPIADPVTVAAVPPGHLALAIPIHKHGPSNGGGGGGGGGREDAWSDGATSTLIDAWGERFVALGRGSLRHPQWQEVAEVVSSRDGYSKPPKSDVQCKNRIDTLKKKYKVEKAKSDSSWPFFDRLDFLLAPVQKLLGNSGGPAGNSGSNPNNRSTAPMAPRVNFPQRTRTAFPSSGMKRRLPSPPQASASSESSDGFPPEPLAEAVNGKRQRLEESANGADSSDRAQGLRDLAQAIRRLGETYERVESSKGEHELRMERNRLDAARELEDQRVQFFLKMQMEISKANNGAPLAVPLAAAAMVGNSASTAEDGDSPATADGNGPRRASMATDVMASSNHHVRYRVKDDRHHHASQRPSYLYNENNVVAADAGGIGSGSDSSNKEDEEEMEDEEEESQ from the coding sequence ATGGATGACGACGGTGCCGCCTCCCCGTCGCCCTCGCCGTCACCGTCGCGCTCCCCTTCCCCGCTTCCGATCGCCGAccccgtcaccgtcgccgccgtgcCCCCCGGCCACCTCGCCCTCGCCATCCCTATCCATAAGCATGGTCCCTccaacggcggcggcgggggcgggggcgggggcaggGAGGACGCCTGGAGCGACGGCGCCACCTCCACGCTGATCGACGCCTGGGGTGAGCGCTTTGTCGCGCTCGGCCGCGGCAGCCTACGCCACCCGCAGTGGCAGGAGGTTGCCGAGGTCGTCTCCTCCCGCGATGGCTACTCCAAGCCGCCCAAGTCCGACGTCCAGTGCAAGAACCGTATCGACACCCTCAAGAAGAAGTACAAAGTCGAGAAGGCCAAGTCGGACTCCTCATGGCCATTCTTCGACCGCCTTGACTTCCTCCTCGCCCCAGTCCAGAAGCTCCTGGGCAATTCTGGCGGGCCAGCAGGAAATTCTGGCTCCAATCCCAACAACCGGAGCACCGCACCTATGGCCCCGCGTGTCAACTTCCCTCAGCGCACCCGCACGGCCTTTCCCTCGTCAGGTATGAAgcggaggctgccatcgccgccacAGGCGTCAGCATCGTCGGAGTCGTCCGACGGGTTCCCACCTGAACCACTGGCTGAGGCCGTGAACGGCAAGAGGCAACGCCTCGAGGAGTCGGCGAATGGAGCGGACAGCAGCGACCGTGCACAGGGCCTGCGCGACCTGGCACAGGCGATTCGACGGCTTGGGGAGACATACGAGCGCGTGGAGTCCTCAAAAGGGGAGCATGAGCTCCGGATGGAGCGGAACCGCCTGGATGCCGCACGCGAGCTGGAGGACCAGCGTGTGCAGTTCTTCCTCAAGATGCAGATGGAGATCTCGAAGGCCAACAATGGTGCTCCACTCGCTGTTCCACTTGCTGCCGCTGCCATGGTCGGTAATTCAGCCTCTACAGCAGAAGATGGCGACTCGCCAGCTACTGCTGATGGCAACGGTCCAAGGAGAGCCTCTATGGCAACCGATGTCATGGCCAGCAGCAATCACCATGTCCGGTACCGTGTCAAGGACGACAGGCATCACCATGCCTCACAACGCCCATCTTACCTGTACAACGAGAACAATGTTGTTGCTGCGGATGCCGGAGGCATTGGTAGTGGCAGCGATTCCAGCAACAAGGAAGACGAGGAAGAgatggaagacgaagaggaagagagCCAGTAA